GTGAACCAAGTCATGTTAGACAACTACTAAAGTTCCACTTGCTTGGACTTTGACCACCCACTTTCCTATAATCACATGTGATATGAACCAAGTCAGGTTCGAATTTGATCTTAAAATGTTTGTTGACCAGTTTTGTAAGATTGAGCATATCTCTCAAACCATATATCGAATTTTAGATTTTACAGGGATATATtagacataaaaatatatttttgtaaatttctaGAGGACAATAAGAAACCCTTTTTAGAGAACAAGTAGTAAATCTACCCCTAACTCGTGTAAAAGGATTAGAACCTACCTTTAGGGTGTATGCCGCATATATATGTTTTGCATCAAGGTAAGCCCTTTATGTAGCATCTTGAGTTCAGAACTTATGAGTGACACAATAACCGTCACTTAAGAAATTTTTATTGTAGAGTTTGGGtaagaatcaaaattcttgTTCATAATACAATAGTAACCACCATGTGTCACCCTTTGAAGGGTgagttcatcatataaaaacatGCTTGTACATTTAACATACATGCTCAtatgttgaaatataggtccctcaAATCTAGTGTTCTCCTAAAGAGTCAAGAGTTGTAAACGTCTGATGATATTAAGAAAGATTTGCTTGACTTCCAATCTAGAAGCATCGTTATGGTTTTCTTTAAGTCAATAACAAGAACATCTGTTTTACCATGAACTCAGCTTATGACCTATGTCCGAATGTCatctataaaattttaacacaTTCATCAATGAAGATTGTGTGGAAATGTAGGCTTCTTTCCTATGAATGCAACAAACTCACTTACGAATCCATTTTTATGAAGCTACACAACCAAAAAACCAACAATGTCTCTTGGTTCTTTATACAAAGCATGATCAggaattaatatcaatttttctttattttaattgacaCTTCGAAGCCTTATCCTAAAATGTCATTTGATTTCTTTCCTAACCATGTGGAGATTGTGGCATTAACAAATCAAGAAGTGCCACTCTGTCACACATACAATGGACCATGCTATTATGTAGGCAACCCTACTACCAAACAATGACAGAAGATCCTACATCTGAAGACATGATATTATACTATAGAATTTGGCATGATGGTTGAAAGATCAAAGCCTTTACACTACAAGATCATGAGATTCTCAAAGCCCAAGTTCCGTCTGCATGATAAAAAATTCTATATGTACCACTATAATAGATTGAAGTTGTTTGACTCAAAGACTTAGATGTGGAAGCTGTTGGATGAGGTAAAGTTGCCACAAGAGGAGTCCCTTTATCGTATGATAGAAGTATCCATTAATGGTTCACTTCATTGGCTTACTTGGAAAAGAAACATATTTACATCTGATGTTAAAAAATGAGAGTTATTGTTTGTTTCTACTTTTTTCACAACCTCTAAGAGCAATGATATCAATGATATTAGGCTTGTCGAATACAAAGAAAAACTTAACATAACCTGTATTGATAAGGAAAGTGATTTCAAGAAAGTATGGATAATGAAAAGTTACAACATAAGATAATAGGacaaaaaacattcaataaacATAGGGGTTTTAATGGGAAAAGAACCTCATGTAAGGCCTTTGGCCTTTTACAATGCTAACATTGTGctgatagaaaaatattttcttaacatgatattttttaatttcaagaccGGAAGCATTGATATGTTGCAATTAAGGAAGGGTTTCATGAATGCTTTCTATTTCGATCCACTTTTATTGTCGGGAAAGGAGCATAGTTGGATGCAACATTGAAAAATGTTATGGTGGTATAATCTAGATAAGAGATATGAGTAGTTGcaataatttcaattatcaaGTCCAGAAGTTAGTGAGCAAGAAGTAAGTTGAGGATGTGAAGGATGATGTCATCTATCACATTGTACTGGATCATATCATGAGCATGATAAAGATTGATAAACAATGGCAAGACAGAGGTGATTGCTGGAGAAGCTGACCTAATTAGGGTGTTGCATTATCAACTATTTTGTTATGAAATTTTGTTattcatcattttgttttgggaGTAGGTTGCCtatgaaaataaaccaattttaGGGAAGCATGAACGCTTACTGaaattctttttagaatttaaaaaggatacgtcgcccatgaaaataaacctaaacttttaaatttcaaaatagaCAAGTCGCTcgtgaaaatatatcaattttagaGAAGCATGAATGCTTgctgaaattatttttggaatttaaaaaggATAAGTCGcttgtgaaaatagaccaaaacttttgaatttcaaaatgagCAGGTCGCTAATGAAAAATATACTAATTTCAAGGAAGCATGAACACTTACTGAAATTCTCTTTGGAATTTAAAAAGGTAAGTTGCCTTAGAAACTATACCAaatcttttgaatttcaaattagaCGGGTTGCCcgtaaaaataaaccaatttcaaGAAAGCATGATATTTGCTGAAATTCgttttggaatttaaaaaggATAAGTCGCCCGTAAAAATAGACCAAAACTTTTGGGTTTCAAAATGAGCAGGTTGCTCGTGAAAATAGactattttctatataaaacaaaGTCTTTGGAAGGATGGATCATCCAACAAGTCAGatagagacttttttttttaaagctcacTATGAAAAAACTGTAATAAGATTTTGCTTCGTAAACATTATAAAGAGGAGACATTTTTTGTTATCCATTTTTGacccaacaaagaaaatcatcagTGATTACCtattttttatcccaaaaaaaatgaaaaaatagaattcaaatatacaagaaaaaaagaaaagaaagcctAGAAGATTGTCTAAGTTGATAGTAGAGGACCAAGATGACAAGTAGAAAAGTTAGAGGACCAAAATGTATAGGATTGACAGAATTGACAGCTCAATTCTGATTGACAAAAGGCCtcattggtgaaaatatttatatttgggGTAAGGAAATACAAATTTGGTCATATAAGGACtcaatgataattttaaaagacttaattaattttatcaaggacttaattgcagGGAAAATCAGTTTTTAGAGTCAATTTGGgtgttaattggaagaaataaaagtctggggacttaattgatttttgggaGGTTTACATTAGACAAATCAGGGGATAAATTGTAAGAATATTGAATTTTGATGGGAAATTAGAAACTTgattaagaaattcaaaattaaggaccaaactaaaatagGCGTGTGATTATAGAagctgaaattgaccaaatcagatgccaaattgaaagaaattgaaattttggtaATCAATTAAGgctgaaattgaacaaattgaaaatcaatgacTCGTTTATAAAAGGCATTCAAATAAAAGGATTTAAATCAGAATTTCTAGGGGTGTAATTGTAAGGATTAAAAGGATTTTAAATCAATGTAGGGTGCATGTGTCATGATTAGaaaaaaaggactaaattgatttttagcaaAAAGCAATTAAGAGCCctaatttttaaggtttttagtAGATGATGTGTTGTTTGGTTTTAATGAAAGGACATGAACGACACGTCATTCActggttttcttcttcttccagcagAAAACGATGATCGGGTTGACATTTTCTAAGAGCATGATGTAGAGTTCTAAACCTCCAAATGACACAAGGTTTTTTACATATGGAAGAAGAGCATCCCCTCTATAACTCTATGCTATGAAATTGGACGTGTACACTCTAATTCTTCCACAAAAGTCTCTAATATCTTGTCCCCAATCAATTTTCCTTGCATTTTCAAATTCTGAACTGATCAAGTTGACACATTTAGATGAATGAAGGTGAGGCTAAACACCTCTGAATTGAGCAAGGTTGGATCGAAACGGCAGGTATGCATCTcttctaccaacttcaggtggTTTCCAATGATGTTTACATTGGAGTTTCTCCTACGAAGCTTTAAAAGTGGTCAACTTAGTTAGCCTTCACTGTGAcacttatttgttttatgtgttCATACTTAAAGCTTCTCAAAAGGTTCTTATCAATGACTTTAAAACCTCTTTCTCAAGATCTAAAGACTAGAAATAACTCTTTTTCCTCCAAGTCTAGCAGAACCACCAAGTACCCCTAAAACCAAAATCACCATTGCAAAATCAGCTTAGTAGAAGAGCTTCTAGCTTTTAGCTTTTGTCTATAACCTTCTCACTTTGATCAAAGGGTTAAGTTTTGATTAATCTTTGAGGGAATCCACCAAATAAACCTAAAAAgtccctataaataccccttgAAATCAGAGCTGAAAAAGAgtagaaaggaaaaacataagGAAATACTTTGTTAATAGACCCTATTGAAAGGCCCAAGAGCCTAACATAAAAGGTCTAACAAGctttgaaaagaaagagagtaaaagagaaggaaggaaggaaaagagaataaaaaaaaacaacattaaacattgtttaagagtttattttattattggacttatgttagttgattactagtttaggTCTATTAGCTTGCAAATCAAAAGGGTTCAATTAGAGTTAGTTAGAAGatactatattatgtttttttagcttcaaatttGAGTAGCTAGTTGAAGAATAAACatgagtttatttttgtttatttgtggtAAAACAACCTTCTTTTGCAGGAAGAAAGATCGTACActaacttatcgaagattaactggcttcgtggcgtcattcgcATACTTAAGATTATCTATGGGTTTAAGTCTTTTTCCTATACCTTTGGTTATTAGGTATATGGTTACCTCTAGGTTAGAGTTctatcaaacttaatttttagcttttaaaattgttatcTTCTTTATTAGGGATTGCTTGACCATATGATCAAGATGTTCACATCAACGTGTCATTTGATTTGTTACTATTGTGTGCTCTTCCTCTCACTACATGCACTCATTCTATTTGAATGATGTGTTACTATTTTCATCGATCACAACACTAGCTTTTACTGCTTTAATCGATTTCCTAGCCTttcattaactttttttctaagaaaaattattagacTTGATCTAATTCATGACCCACTCTAAAGCTGGAGTTACATGTTGGATGAGTTAACTTGGATTAACTCTTAATACTAGGCATTAACATCTTAATGCATTGCAATTTAGACATTGAttgatctttaattaaaataatattatttctgtttttttaaataaaatgatattattttgtattttaaaaatatataactacGATATGATCATGAGTACccatcaagttgatttttttgtttttgaaattcagTCTAGAGCGTGTGCAAGGTAAAACTGAATTTTATAGCCATGCTTAAGAACTCCAAGGCGCGGAGCAAAACGACATATTGGTCAACACAGCAAATCTCCATAACCCGTCACAGGCCGGGTTGGAGCTTAGAAACTCGGGCCCGTACCTTGAAAAATAGAATCCAACTTGACATAAGCCCAGTACGGACGCGAGGATATTTTTGAGCGTAAAATATCACACCCACAGACAGCCGTTATAGCTTTGCCTTTGTTGCTATCATTTCTCTTCTTCACTTGTAACTGGCCATCCCAAAAATTAacagtaaagaaagaaagagagagagagagagagacggagCAGAGAGAGAGATCCGACGCGCTTGTTGCAGAAAGGGagagagaaacagagaaagATCAACCATGAGATCTAGCAATCACTTGATAGGGGTACTCAACTTCCTGACCTTTTTGCTATCAATACCCATCCTAGGAGGTGGTATATGGCTAAGCAGCAGAGCCAACAACACAGATTGTCTAAAATTCTTACAGTGGCCATTGATAATAATTGGGATCTCAATCATGGTCGTTTCTTTAGCCGGTTTCGCTGGCGCGTGTTATCGAAACACTTTCTTGATGTGGGCTTACCTATTTGTTATGTTCTTCATCATCGCCGCGCTTTTAGGGTTCATCATCTTTGCCTATGTTGTCACCGATAAAGGGTCGGGCCGCCCACTCCCGAATCGTGCGTATTCTGACTATTATCTGCATGACTATTCAGGGTGGTTGAAGGATCGAGTAGCTAGTGATAGCTACTGGCACAAGATTGGCTCTTGTATACGAGATTCTAAGGTTTGTGGCAAGATGGGGAGAACTACTTCTGGCGTCCCTGAGACTGCAGATACGTTCTATAGCAGGAAGCTCAGCTCTATTGAGGTATGtgccttttttgttttccataatATCTTGAGTTCAAGAAatatcaaatctataatttcttATCGTGTTCCAAGTCTTGAAAAGTTTTGGGTTTTAGCTAACGATTTGAGGAGAATACTGAACTTGTTTTGCGATTAGAGATGGGTCGGAGTAGAACGACTCAAGATCTTAGACTCAGTGGCCTCAACTACCAATCAATTAATGGTCGAAACTTGAAAATCTCaagtacaacaacaacaataaattataaaacaaattaaaatagtttCTCTGGTTAATTgatagaagatttttttttaatagtaaattaaatttgattaatatcaaggaattaattttagaaattcgAAGGATTATTTAACtcgttttccaaaaaaaaatgattaatttaaaatttggatGCAGCATTAAGGAGGCCTATCGTACGGGATAAATAAAGAAGGAGTTCAGATCCTAGATTTGAATTCCGcgtaaataaacaataatatttcTCTTCCCCCACCATTCCCGCTCCCTCCCCAATAATTTAAAGGCTTCTTGATCGAGACTTTTAGTAGTATTTTATTGTGGTTTACAGttgtttttatgaatatttttttattagaaaatttattaaaataatattttttaatttaatcttacgttttaataatgttttattaaaatcgtaaaaaaacattaaaaatatctaaatttaatattttttaaacaaaaatatatttttaaaaatataatatttagtcaaaaaaaatttaaactgtaTTGTGCTGGAATCTTCAACTAAttgcctaatttttttaaaaaaagaatcccCCAAATTATTGCTAGTGCGTAGGGACATCGACTTGAGGGCATGTGAGAGCCACCGGTTATAGCTGTTTCTTATTTGCCACGTAATTGTTTGTCGGCCGTTCACAGCCCCACCTTTCTTTCTTAGAAAGGAGGTTAGCTTTATCCTTCTACCGtccaaagaaagaaagtttAGTAGCTTATCTTTATTCATACATTGACATAAAAAAGAAGCGATGGGACCTTTTCATTTTTAGTAAGAAAAACCATCATTACAAGATTCGTCTCTCATCCCTGCCTGCCGTCTCCTCTCCCTCTCGCATCCCCATCTGCATGCTGTactttaacaattataattaaattatattatatatatatatatatatatatatatatatatatatatatttactagATTTTTTGGCACTTGTTTTGCTCATGTATTGTTTAgctaatttatattattttttatagattgtttagaatatttataaatgaataaatatggatgtttattaaacataaaagtgtttgattttcaaataattttgtataaattttgacaattataattaaattaattttgggacataaattaaaaagtaaccGTGTAAATGATTTTTAACTCATCTTGAATAAAAGTTAGGGATATATATTGAATTATCtttcataatttaataattaatagctaAGATAGTTAGATAtataactcttaaaaataataattactaaaaaCGTTTTCACTTAGCattatattattgtaaaaaaaattatttaaacagttttgttttcaattatatgtggcatgaatataaattaatataattttactcaaattaacttttatatatatatatatatatatatatatatataatccattTAGCTTTGATACTTAAAACAGGCATCTATAAAAGCCTGTTTGGAACACTAGGATTTGATTATGGATAagctcaatttttaaaattctgagAACTCTCTTGTTTGGAAGCATTCTAATTCAAGAAATTGAAatcataaacttaaaaatattgtaCAGAAATCGCAGCTCTACCCAACTATCTCATGTTCACCTATGTCGTCCCACCCATCCTCCTGAACAGTCATCGTCAAGACATCCCATTAAACCTAAAAAGATTCATCCTTTATACTCACAATCTACATATCTTGCATATTTTATAAGATGAACCAAAGATATTAGcctgataaaagaaaaaaaacactgttgGAAGAATAGTGCCTTTTGTCAGTCTGAGTACGGTATCAAGAGTAGAATCTTAgtgtatttatttatgaatttgtttagaTGAatattcttctcttctctttgcaTACTTCAAGTTGCAGCTCTTTTCAATATGAAAAGTTACGGCTAGAGAATAAAAGGATGAAAGAGATAAAAAGGGGATGCAGAAAGCTGGAATCTTATCTGATTACCCTACTATCTTATATTAAAAGATTTGAGAAACTTAACACAGCTTCATTGTTTATGGACTCTACTAAAATACTTGGTTCACATTAAcagtgattttttatatatatataaaattagtcttttttttctttcaatttcatctattatttttcaatcatgtTTGGCAATTCCCACAATGTTTAATATCAAACCCAAGCTAGGCAATGATCACATTGAGGGGTTTTTCttgtcaatttaattattttttttctcaattatttttttagactttttttacTAGTTGACTAGGTTGTTTTTAAACTGGTAATTTGATGAGGACACATTATAACAACTTatacattgtttaattttaaatttgagttaaacAAGAAGTTAGGTCAGTTTTTGGTTGCCTTTGGTGACGTTGAGGCACCTCCCACACGCATTTTTCaactttgcttcaaattaatgaGCTAATCGAATATTATTTGAACTCCATTGTCAACAATGTCAGGTTTTAGCATGACGCAAAGTTGTAGAACTGTCATCCAATTTTCCATCGCTGccgacatgaaaaa
This region of Populus trichocarpa isolate Nisqually-1 chromosome 9, P.trichocarpa_v4.1, whole genome shotgun sequence genomic DNA includes:
- the LOC7489332 gene encoding tetraspanin-3, which gives rise to MRSSNHLIGVLNFLTFLLSIPILGGGIWLSSRANNTDCLKFLQWPLIIIGISIMVVSLAGFAGACYRNTFLMWAYLFVMFFIIAALLGFIIFAYVVTDKGSGRPLPNRAYSDYYLHDYSGWLKDRVASDSYWHKIGSCIRDSKVCGKMGRTTSGVPETADTFYSRKLSSIESGCCKPPTECGFTYMNETFWSSSGGVVYSTDCNTWNNDQERLCYSCNSCKAGLLANLRKSWRKVSVINIVILIILVIAYVVGCAAFRNNRRIDNDEPYGEARMTKSQPSRIHL